In Rhodamnia argentea isolate NSW1041297 chromosome 4, ASM2092103v1, whole genome shotgun sequence, the following proteins share a genomic window:
- the LOC115743520 gene encoding uncharacterized protein LOC115743520, with product MATSSRTRSSRPMLRSISPSGRYYSPRPAPESSLSATASAFASSTSSSFYSPPSSFFSHRSSSPTRVNVFNSSSMSPSVRFSIDRSTSPSRSLAVSPRHHVIRSQGGPAKKTCMCSPTTHPGSFRCSLHKNSVGGGGGSGHHGQSASFPSNRLNMRRSAMTNSIVRIGGVEGELMRRSLTALIRPSSHHLRRRAAFEPRPSRLSAMSKAEDR from the coding sequence ATGGCGACCTCGTCCAGAACCAGATCCAGCCGGCCCATGCTGCGATCCATCTCTCCGTCGGGCCGATACTACTCCCCGCGGCCGGCGCCGGAGTCCTCGCTCTCCGCCACGGCGTCGGCCTTCGCCTCCTCCACGAGCTCCAGCTTCTactcccctccctcctccttcttcagcCACCGGTCGTCCTCCCCCACGCGCGTCAACGTCTTTAATTCCTCCTCGATGTCCCCATCCGTGCGGTTCTCCATCGACCGGTCGACGTCCCCGAGCAGATCCCTCGCCGTCTCCCCCAGGCACCACGTCATCAGGAGCCAGGGCGGCCCGGCGAAGAAGACGTGCATGTGTTCGCCCACCACTCATCCAGGTTCGTTTCGCTGTAGCTTGCATAAGAACTCTGTCGGCGGAGGTGGCGGCAGCGGCCATCACGGTCAGTCGGCGTCTTTCCCTTCGAATCGGCTCAACATGAGGAGATCGGCGATGACGAACTCGATCGTGAGGATCGGCGGCGTCGAAGGAGAGCTGATGAGGAGATCCCTGACGGCCCTGATCCGGCCGTCATCGCACCACCTGCGGCGGCGCGCGGCTTTCGAGCCTAGGCCGAGCCGGCTATCTGCGATGTCGAAAGCGGAGGATCGGTGA